The Anaerolineales bacterium genome has a window encoding:
- a CDS encoding GIY-YIG nuclease family protein, translated as MSRYFCYILCCQDGSFYTGWTTDPHRRLKEHAAGRGARYTRARLPVVLAYVEAQPDRPAAMKRERALKCLSRDRKRRLIGFEAAPEEDKAHA; from the coding sequence GTGTCGAGGTACTTCTGCTACATCCTTTGCTGCCAGGACGGCAGCTTCTACACCGGATGGACGACGGACCCCCATCGTCGCCTGAAGGAGCATGCCGCTGGCCGCGGCGCTCGCTACACCCGCGCCCGGCTGCCGGTCGTCCTGGCCTATGTCGAAGCGCAGCCCGATCGCCCGGCGGCCATGAAGCGCGAGCGCGCTCTGAAGTGCCTCTCGCGCGATCGCAAACGCAGGCTGATCGGGTTCGAGGCCGCCCCGGAGGAAGATAAAGCCCATGCCTGA
- a CDS encoding NAD-binding protein, producing MPVTRAVSWRLSRLRPFAGRTVVFGHLLVWNSLVVAEALWRGGARLVFSDAHASPATQPLTHHLRELGIRVWPVAEAVRRGDLYLDVGAVLGRLRAPAAAAEVTRTGVLHYRSIPSPVVSADDCRAKLIEGFFGTGDSFLRAWQLFRPGEPVAGRRLVLFGYGRIGRGVALRTRRAGMQVSVVDIRPSACRRAAAEGFACMAVSEDRRLRRALAQAQVVVAVTGQPGALGRMLPPAWLRAGGPTLVNLGAEDEFGPEFAEEEILGGRAVPLNFHLEQPTLNRYVDPPLAAHLLALEAVVTQPGPAGVRALPPAMDDWILRTWRAAWPGEDLGGIAGQLGLS from the coding sequence TGGCGCCTGAGCCGGCTGCGTCCCTTCGCCGGGCGGACGGTGGTCTTCGGCCATCTGCTGGTTTGGAATTCGCTGGTCGTTGCGGAGGCCCTGTGGCGCGGCGGAGCCCGGCTGGTGTTCAGCGATGCCCACGCCAGCCCGGCGACGCAGCCGTTGACCCATCACCTGCGCGAGCTGGGGATTCGAGTCTGGCCGGTGGCCGAGGCGGTGCGGCGCGGCGATCTCTACCTCGACGTGGGCGCCGTGCTGGGGCGTCTGCGCGCCCCGGCCGCCGCCGCCGAGGTCACGCGTACCGGCGTGCTGCACTACCGGTCGATCCCGTCCCCGGTAGTGAGCGCCGACGATTGTCGCGCCAAGTTGATTGAAGGCTTCTTCGGTACCGGCGACTCTTTTCTGCGCGCCTGGCAGCTGTTCCGTCCAGGCGAGCCCGTGGCCGGCAGGCGGTTGGTCTTGTTCGGCTACGGCAGGATCGGGCGGGGTGTGGCGCTCCGCACCCGCCGCGCCGGCATGCAGGTGTCCGTGGTGGACATCCGCCCCTCGGCCTGCCGCCGGGCGGCGGCGGAGGGCTTCGCCTGCATGGCGGTCTCCGAGGATCGGCGCCTGCGGCGGGCTCTGGCGCAGGCGCAGGTCGTCGTGGCCGTCACCGGCCAGCCCGGTGCTCTCGGGCGTATGCTTCCCCCGGCCTGGCTGCGCGCCGGCGGCCCGACCCTGGTCAACCTGGGCGCCGAAGACGAATTCGGACCGGAATTCGCGGAGGAGGAGATCCTGGGCGGCCGCGCCGTGCCGCTCAACTTCCATCTCGAACAGCCTACCCTCAACCGCTACGTCGACCCGCCGCTGGCGGCACACCTGTTGGCGTTGGAGGCCGTTGTCACCCAGCCCGGCCCGGCGGGTGTTCGTGCGTTGCCGCCAGCGATGGACGACTGGATCCTGCGCACCTGGCGCGCCGCCTGGCCAGGGGAGGATTTGGGCGGCATCGCGGGCCAGCTCGGTCTTTCCTGA